The Agelaius phoeniceus isolate bAgePho1 chromosome 2, bAgePho1.hap1, whole genome shotgun sequence region CACTCCACATCCACCTCTTCCCAGACCTCTCCCCAAATCCTGACACTACAGCACTTGCTCAGGGAGAGATCCCTGCAGTGATGGAGCAGCCATGTGTTTCATGTAGCAATGATGGTAACAAACACAGCACAGACCAGTGAGTAACCATGTTCTGATTTCTTAAAACAGGAGGACAAGGGAAAAATAGCATGAGTGATCAGATGATTGAGCTTAAGCCCCTTCTTGAAAACAAAAAGTACTTTTGTAACGTGTAAAAGTACTCTATATTCTACTGTATCAAATGCAGGAATCTCAGCATTCCCTAGATCAGTTTTGGAGACCATTAAGTATTTTAGTACAGAAGCTATTTCATTTTCAAGGCCCAATATGTACTATCATTGTCTCAAAAACTGGCAGATTAATAAGCTACAACAACTACAGCTACATTATGAAGTCTTTATGCAAAATATTGGACGAAAATTCCAAAGGCTAATTTATTTTCACTTGTTAATTAAAATTCAGTTGTGTTTTAATAactgaaaaccagaaattgTGTAAAAAGTCAGCTGATAAAAAAAGCGAATACAAAAGCGAAGTGGCAATACAAGAacaagggaggaaaaaacccgGTAAGATTAAGAATagcatttaaatataaaaatttatttaggTGAAGTCACAAACAGTTTGATATCAATTTACAAACACTTTATGTTATGCATATTATTGGAAATATTGAGAAAGGGAGAGGACATAAGGGCAGCTTTCTCCTGAAACAACTAAAGGCATACCCTTACCATCATGCGCATTACTGGATCATAGTATTACCTTGACCATACCCCTTAGTATGCAAggataaaggagaaaaaaacaacatgCTGAGATGCAGAATGAAAACTGTGAATCAGTGAAAAAGATTTTCATGAACACCAGACTACAAAGGTCTAGTCTGATGGTCAGGATTTTAAGTAATCTACTAggataaaaacaaaattataacTTAGGTCAATCATTATAATTGATGAAGAATTTTGTAATGCACAATTGGGCTATCTGACAATGACAGTAATGGTTAATGCAGAACAATGGAAAGAGGATACTGAGCCTAACAGAATAATTCTGTTGACAACCTGAGTTATTATCCCAAGTGTATGATACTTTTCTGAGTCAAATACACATTTATGTTGCAGATACTCTCAATGAAATGGCAAAAGTAACAGCTGTAACAAGACAAgttatgatttatttttttaaacaaatataaTACATAGGGTTTTGAAGTGTCCGGTTGTGATCTGCAAAGATCCAGGATTGCACACAAGTTTGGTCAAATGAGAAGGTTTAATCTGCGCATTAAATTGGCTTTTACTTTCAAAGTAGTATTTTAGGGCAGGATTCTCCTCCGGGAGAGTGTTCCTGACCTCATTCAACCAGCGTTCAATTTATTCACCTTCCTGAATCTTTGCCCTCTTTGGATAGTCTGTGACAAGTGCTGCGCTGCAGGAATTCCTGTTTTCCAGCAAACTGGCTTGCTCTGCAGGTTTGTAGTCCATTGTTACAATTGCTGATTGGTAAAATGAATTTCCTACGTCTTCTCTAGCACAGCTTGCAACGCAACAGAAGCAGAGGTAAAAGAATGCACTAGAATACCAGAGCTCCACTTAAACACCAACGGAGTCAGGCTGTTGGCACCAATaagaaattctgtatttaacAAATCTGCAAATATTTAAGATCCAAAGTTATTCAGTTTTATAAATAAACTCACCCACTTAGTCTGACTCCCATCCCAACTGGTCTTCTGTTTTCATGgagtctggggaaaaaaagagagttgTCTGAAGTTATACACACAGACATAAATTTGCAGGAATGACTCTCACCTAtcctacacacacacaccaatTATCGCACTCAAACTACAACTAGGATTTCTCACTTTATTCTTTCCACGTAATGCAAAGTTACAGCTCTTCACCAGTGCCTTAGAAAGGACAGCTGTGCTCAGACACAATGCTTTCTACACTTTGACTTAATTTTTACTGTTTAACCCTCTGTGGAAATGCAGAATTAGAGATACAGGCACTAAATTAAATGATACTGAAATTCAAGGAGTCTTGGACTAAAAGGGGGAATGAAATCCAGTCAGGCTGCCTAACACTATCCCTCGAaactacaaaaagaaaataatttcaaaataacaGCCTGGTAAAAAAGGTTTTTGTAAAacacctcctcttcctcttgaCAGTGTGAATGTTGAAAAGCTTAGGTTCTGTCCAAAGTCTTGAGGCCATAAAAGGCTATTCTCTCCCATTTTATTTCTCCAGTTCTTTTGCCCAAGTGTGATGTCACATCTTATTGTGCTGAAGTAGTTTTACACAACAAAAAGAGAGCTTGCAACAAACTGGGGAGATATGGGGAAACACATAAGTCACCtccaagaaaatatttccttgctaTGACCATGCCAATGACAAATTCATGCTTTATCCTAGGCCTCATCTACATTCGACAGCTGCCTAAACCATCATTTCATTTAAGAACATTTTTAAACCATTATAAGAGACTATATGCTACCAATTAAAAACTGCTCTAGTAACAGAAAGGTGGCTGAAACCATAACAATTAATTGCCCAAGTTTTACTTTTTCATTGTGCTGCTAAAGTACTACTCATTTTACAAACATTAAACTTTTGATATTTTGTAAGAGTTAAAATaaacatgtttatttttttctttacacttTCTGGGGGAAAAGAAACAACAATGCCACTCATAAAAATCAACTAGGAAGTTTCCATGAAATCAAAGGGGATTGGGACCCCTGGTGCCTCAGCAGAAAACCCAGCAAAGCTCAGCACTGACAGACCAGCTGCTGTGGAAGAAGTTACAAGAGTGGTTAACATGACAAGCTGAAGGTCCAGTCTCACATGAGATGAAAGCTATAAGCCATTGCCCATCTGGTGCTCACATAAGATCTGTAGGAAAACAAGAACTGAGCTGTTCACCTTGAGAATGGAGAAATGTAAACAGACATATcagaaaaagctgcagaacACAGAGCATCAACCACAGAAGGTGCAAGGCCAGCAGGCCTGGCTTTATCTATCTTACTGCGTGGTGTTTGCTCCCTTTCTTTGTCACAGGTTGGCCTAGAGAAGTTACTTTTGATATGTACCAAAGGCAAGACTTGCTGTGATACACCAAGCACTTTCAGATGCCTTGAAAAGGCACCAGGCTAACATGAGTCAAAGCAAAGAACTTagtccccctgtgctggcaaTCAGACAAGCACAGCATCTGATAAAGCAACAAAAATTCTTCTGGAAAGCAAAGGTTCTTTCTACAATTGTAAAAAATAGTTGATTAGAAATAAACATAGCCATTATAACAGAATCTCTCTGTCACCATTCAGCTGGCATGAAGCTCAGCATTCAGCTgaattttctgtgctggggaTTTGGCAGACTGCAGTCACTGGTGTAAGAGAAGCAGCACAACCCCTCATACAGACAGGCAGCCCGCTGTGGCTGTGGAGCTCAGCACCATGCCTCAGGTAGGAGAAAGGGCAGACCTGCCTGCACGCACCACAGATTATACCAATGCATATAGTGATGCCTGTACTGAAAGCAAACAAAGTACACAAAATCCTGCCTGCTTCTCCTAATCACACTCATCTTTTCCCACAAAACAGGCTCTAACTTGTGGATTAAATCTAGTGAGCCCCAAAACAGGTTTAATCTTCAAACCGTGGTGAATTTGCACACTGTGGCCATTCTTATTGAAGTTTATCTTTATTCATATCAATTTTTTGCCATCCCATACTGTCTGCAACTGCCCACATGCTCCCATAGTAACAGAAGAGTGTACTCTTTGCCTTACATACAGGTAACTGTATTGCTGAGAAAGTTGATTTTTAAAGACAACTcggaagaaaagaacaaaaccacagaaaatctTTCTTCTAATGTCTTcaggaaaatgcaaaaatacaCCAGAAGAAGGAATTGATGGGGTTCCTATTTTCTGGTGAGTGGAGCAAAAAATGCTCAAACATTTGCTCAGAGCATCCATCCGCGTGCACACCTCTCACGGTGGCCAGCTGGGCACCCGTGATACCGTGTCCCTAAGGTCAACACGAGCAAAGGGTCAGTGCCATGAGACGAGAGCTGCCGACCAAGACAAGGGCACCCCAACTGCccctttctcctcttcccatcCGAGGGAGCACCatgcccagccagcagagcagagaaacacGCGGCCATTGGCCCATCACACCTGGCTTTTCTCCTCCTGCTTGGGGCTCTGGCCCGGCGGTGGCGGCTGGGCCGGCGAGGCCTGTGTCTCGCTGTCAGTACGCAGGCGTCTGGGGACAAGCGACTTGAGGGGCGCCATCCACTTCATCCACAGGTCCAAGTCGACGTCGCCCCAGGGCAGCGAGGGGTTCTTGGCCGCCCGCCGCCGGAAATCCTCATCGTAGTTCATCCACGAGGTGCCCCCGTAGGTGGCGTGCAGCTTGCGGATGGTGTCCAGGTACTTGAACATGGCTCCGCAGCGCGCCGGGTGCTTCTCGCACAGCACGCTGGCGTACACCAGGAAGGCCGAGACCCACTGGTCCAGCGTGTCCCCCGGGCGCGGGCCGTGCTCGGGGGCCAGCTCTGTGTGGAGCAAGGAAAAGAGGTCAATGAACTCCCCCCGCCAGATCCGCTCCTTCGTGGCCTTGGCCAACTTGTAGCCCAGCGGCCGCCGCAACCCTACGTAGGGGGTGGCCGCCGCCTCGGCctcgccctgccccgccgccgctgccggagccggggccggagcaggggctggggctggggccggggccggggccggggccggagccggagccggagcCCCGGCCGCGCCGCTCGCCGCTGCCGCCTCGGCGCAGGGGctggcggccgccgccgccgccgccgccgcccccagCGCGGCCTGGCGCTCCAGCCAGCGCGGGTTCACGTAGACGGTCCGCaggcgcggcgcggccccggccgccgccgctgccgccgcccgcGCCGAGCCCTCGGCGCCGGGCTGAAGCCGCAGCACGGCCAGGGCGGCGGGCGCGCCGGCGGGCAGGTCGCTGCCGTCCCGCCGCGGGGCCGGCTGGGCCGCCGCCGGCACCTGCAGCAGCGAGGGCGCCGCCCAGGGCGGAGAGCCGCCCCTaggcccggccgccgccgccagcGCCTCTAGGCCCGGGAGGCCGAGCCGC contains the following coding sequences:
- the LOC143693115 gene encoding uncharacterized protein LOC143693115 yields the protein MPRGRRRSRRRRRAGVAAPLTLGTALAGRREEGRSRSPRDRTGIAETRWVLGAVAPGSRLGLPGLEALAAAAGPRGGSPPWAAPSLLQVPAAAQPAPRRDGSDLPAGAPAALAVLRLQPGAEGSARAAAAAAAGAAPRLRTVYVNPRWLERQAALGAAAAAAAAASPCAEAAAASGAAGAPAPAPAPAPAPAPAPAPAPAPAPAAAAGQGEAEAAATPYVGLRRPLGYKLAKATKERIWRGEFIDLFSLLHTELAPEHGPRPGDTLDQWVSAFLVYASVLCEKHPARCGAMFKYLDTIRKLHATYGGTSWMNYDEDFRRRAAKNPSLPWGDVDLDLWMKWMAPLKSLVPRRLRTDSETQASPAQPPPPGQSPKQEEKSQTP